One Mercenaria mercenaria strain notata chromosome 12, MADL_Memer_1, whole genome shotgun sequence DNA segment encodes these proteins:
- the LOC123533647 gene encoding cartilage matrix protein-like, with product MGEGIYYWLTLVISVNIVYVMGTSPVLYTLCDKPADIAFVIDSSSSIWIYDFEKQITFVQELVKMFNIGPDTIQVAALTFSHNVVNEFHFNDVTSAQEASERIGKIVHESGEATFTHSALDIMRTDIFSPSNGARAGVAKICILLTDGQPTYPKETLEQARLAKAAGITILAIGIGDQVDEQNLRAVVSPPADKNYFHSSTFDNLKEKLFPELIGQTTCNVIKTSPPPVGTTTEMQGGRPPPEVVCQGKNADIMFVVDMSSSIWVKYFKDQLQFIADLVSFFDINSGKTRVGMLTFSNDTELQFHLGTYNSQEDIRTAIQSVQSKGGITNTHLALHEARYEMFNSKHGSRSGDVVHICIVITDGVSRLPKMTVVESNLNHRAGMEVFAIGVGDDIDVKELNDIASRPEYVFEVNGYGALKQIENILAVKTCEVPPAPAPPKPPKEEPEVCRGRKEDVVFVVDMSSSIWVVDFQEQLKFLSDLVGFFDISGDMARVGFLTFSTNPTVQFYLNTYSARDEVSKAILAVKSEGGLTNTHLALQKAKDEMLAQQNGGRSDVDQVIIVITDGVSRQPQLTATEAKNIHQAGVEVIAIGVGDANKAELVEMASRPEFVFEVSNSNNLQKIKNILARTTCEVA from the exons ATGGGTGAAGGTATCTATTATTGGTTGACTCTTGTCATATCG GTTAACATCGTATATG TAATGGGAACTTCACCAGTGCTGTACACGTTATGTGACAAGCCGGCTGATATTGCATTCGTGATTGACAGCTCCAGCAGTATTTGGATATACGACTTTGAGAAACAAATCACGTTTGTTCAGGAACTGGTGAAAATGTTCAACATTGGACCAGACACTATCCAAGTCGCTGCTCTAACATTCTCTCATAACGTtgtaaatgaatttcatttcaacGATGTTACCAGCGCACAGGAGGCTAGTGAAAGG ATCGGAAAGATTGTACATGAAAGCGGAGAAGCTACATTTACTCATAGTGCATTAGATATTATGCGAACAGACATCTTCTCGCCAAGCAATGGAGCACGCGCCGGTGTAGCGAAAATTTGTATATTGCTGACGGACGGACAGCCGACGTACCCTAAGGAAACATTGGAACAAGCCAGACTGGCAAAAGCAGCCGGGATCACGATTCTAGCTATTGGCATTGGAGATCAA GTGGATGAGCAGAACCTGAGGGCCGTGGTTTCACCCCCTGCAGACAAGAACTATTTCCATTCATCTACTTTTGATAACCTCAAAGAGAAGTTGTTCCCAGAGCTGATTGGCCAAACAACCTGTAATG TGATCAAAACGTCGCCGCCACCAGTGGGTACTACTACTGAAA TGCAGGGAGGTCGGCCACCACCCGAAGTAG TTTGCCAAGGGAAGAATGCAGATATTATGTTTGTTGTTGACATGTCCAGCAGTATTTGGGTGAAATATTTCAAAGACCAACTGCAATTCATCGCAGACCTTGTCAGTTTCTTTGACATAAACAGCGGAAAAACGAGG GTTGGAATGTTGACGTTTAGCAATGATACAGAGCTGCAGTTTCATCTTGGCACATACAACAGCCAGGAAGATATCAGAACAGCCATTCAATCAGTACAATCAAAAGGGGGTATCACAAACACTCATCTTGCACTACAC GAAGCGAGATATGAAATGTTTAATTCGAAGCATGGATCCAGAAGCGGCGATGTGGTCCACATCTGTATAGTCATTACGGACGGTGTGTCTCGGCTTCCTAAAATGACTGTAGTAGAATCCAACTTGAATCACCGGGCTGGAATGGAAGTCTTTGCCATCG GTGTAGGAGATGACATAGATGTAAAAGAACTTAATGATATTGCATCAAGACCAGAATACGTGTTCGAGGTAAATGGATATGGAGCTCTGAAGCAAATAGAGAATATTCTAGCAGTCAAAACATGTGAAG TCCCGCCAGCGCCAGCGCCGCCCAAGCCACCAA AGGAAGAACCAGAGG TATGTCGGGGGAGGAAAGAGGACGTTGTGTTTGTTGTGGACATGTCTAGCAGTATATGGGTTGTGGATTTCCAAGAACAGCTCAAGTTTCTTTCTGACCTCGTCGGTTTCTTTGATATAAGCGGTGATATGGCCAGG GTGGGATTTCTGACGTTTAGTACGAACCCGACAGTACAGTTTTACCTAAACACGTACAGTGCCCGGGACGAAGTCAGTAAAGCCATTCTTGCAGTGAAATCTGAAGGAGGTTTGACAAACACTCATCTTGCACTACAG AAAGCCAAAGATGAAATGTTGGCGCAGCAGAACGGAGGCCGAAGTGATGTGGATCAAGTGATTATTGTCATTACTGACGGTGTATCTAGACAACCACAATTAACGGCTACAGAAGCTAAAAACATTCACCAAGCCGGTGTTGAGGTCATTGCTATTG